The DNA region TCTTCCCTAGCGGTCGTCATGCTTGGCCGCACCGCCGCCAGGCGTCGTCACGCGGTTAGAAGGTCTTCCAGTCGCCGACGCCCTCGAAAGCGGCCGCGGCGGCATAGATCGTGCTCTCGTCGTAATCCTTGCCGACCAGCATCATGCCCACCGGCAGGCCGTCGATCAGGCCGCAGGGCACGGTCATTGCCGGGTGGCCGGTCACGTCGAACTGCTGGGTGTTGCCCAGCACCGCGAAGGCCTTGGTGATGTATTCGGTCAGCGAGGCATCGGGGCCGGGATGTTCCGGTGCCACGATCGGGCAGGTCGGCATCAGCAGCAGGTCGTATTCGGCCAGGGCCGCGTCATAGGCCGCCTTCACCAGCCGGGCGATGTTCTGCGATTTGGCATAGAAACGACCGTTATACTTCTGGATGAAGTATTCGCCGATGAACATCGAAATCTTCAGCGACGGTGACAGCTCATCGGCCCGCTGACGCCAGCCGGCATGAGCATCCAGCAGGCCGACATTGTACAGGCCCTTCCAGTTCATCCCCATGCCGTTGCCGTGCATCATCTGCCACTGCAGGCCCTCCAGCGCGATCGGCCCCCAGATCGCCGCTGCGGTGAAGTGCTCGGGGATCGAGATTTCGGTGATCTCGGCACCCAGTTCCTTCAGCTTTTCGGCGGCCGCCCGCACCTTGTCGTAGACCGCCGGATCGCCATTGGCGACCTCGAAGCCTTCCTTCAGCATCGCGATCTTCATGCCCGCGACGCCCTTGCCCAGCGCCTCGGTATAGGCGGCGGTGACCGGCGCATACTGGCGCGGATCGAGTCCGTCGGCGCCGGCCAGCACTTCCAGCAGCAGCGCGTTGTCGGCGACATTGCTGGTCATCGGGCCGGTATGGTCGATCGTGGCCTCGATCGGCATCACGCCGGTATAGGGCACCAGCCCGTGGGTGGGCTTCATGCCATACAGGCCGCACAAGGCAGACGGCATCCGGATCGACCCGCCCTGGTCGCCGCCGATCGCCATGTCGACTTCGCCCGCCGCGACCAGCGCGGCACTACCCGAAGACGATCCGCCAGCCGAATATCCATACTTGTAGGGGTTATGCACCGGGCCGGGCTGCGAGGTGTGGCTGCCACCCGACAGGCAGAAGAATTCGCAGGTCGCCTTGCCGACGATGGTGGCGCCTTCGTCGAGCATGCGGGTGACGATGGTGGCGTCCAGTGCCGGAATATAACCTTCCAGCGTCGAGGCGCCGTTCATCATCGGCACGCCGGCCAGGGCCACATTGTCCTTCAGAACCACGGTGCGGCCGGCAAGCTTGCCACTGGCCGCACCCTTCACTTCCGACTTCACATACCAGGCATTGTACTTGTTCTCAGGACCCGTCGGGCGATAGCCGGGGGTGCGGGGATAGGTGACGACCGGGATATTGTCGGGCAGCGCGTCGATCAGATCATAGGCCGCGAAATTGCCCTCCATCAGGGTCAGATATTCGGCGGCCTCGGCGGCGCTCAGCGTGATGCCGAGACCGGCGGCGAGATCGGTCAACTGGTCGACATTGGGGCGGGTGACGGACATGGTTGTCTCCGTTGTCCTTGAACATGAAGCCAGAGGCTGGCGGACGAAAAGGTCAAAGGCCGGGTGTCGTGGCGCGAACCGTCTGGTCGCGCCACCCGCGTCGGGCCTGATCGTCTCACCGAAAGTCTGGCGGGGGCCTGTGGGTCGTTTTGAGGTCGGCGGTCTTCACGCGTGCATGCCGACAAAGTCGTCAGTCTTCACGCGTGCATGCCGACAAAGTCGGCAATGCGCTCCGGATCCGCCATCATGTCCGGCGAGACCTCGTCCGTGATCACCCCCTTCTGGATGATCAGCAGCCGGTCCGAGAGGGCGGTCAGGAATTCCAGGTTCTGTTCGACCAGGATCATCGCGATACCCGATTGGCGGCGCAGATCCTGAAGGGTTTCCACAATCTCATCCAGGATGTTGGGCTGGATGCCCTCGGTCGGCTCGTCGAGCAGAATGATGCGGGGTTGCGTGCACAGACACCGGGCCAGCGCCAGCAATTGCTGTTCGCCGCCCGACAGCGCGCCGCCGCGCCGGTCCAGCAGCCGGGTCAGGCGCGGAAACAGGCTCAGCACCTGGTCGATCACCGCCTTGTCCTCGCGGCGCTTGCCGGCCTGTCCCATCCGCAGGTTTTCAAACACCGACAGATCGGGAAAGATCTGGCGACCCTGCGGGACATAGCCGATGCCGGCGGCTGCCTTCTGCGCCGGCTTGGCGGCGGTGACGTCGCGACCATCGAGCGTGATCCGCCCGGCGGTGGCCGGCAGATAGCCCATCAGGCTGCGGATCAGCGTGGTCTTGCCCATGCCGTTATGGCCAAGAATCCCAAGGAACTCACCCGGCGCCAAAGTGAAATCGATGCCCATCAGGATCGGGATACGGCCATAGCCCGCGCGCAGCCCCTGAACCGACAACAGCTCCGCCATCTCAATGCACCTTCTTGCCAAGATAGACGTCGCGCACCCGCTGATCGGCCAGCACCGCATCGACGGTGTTTTCCACCAGCACCGCCCCCTGATTGAACACGGTCACGGTCTTGGCGATCATCCGGATGAACTGCATGTCGTGCTCGACCACGATCAAGGCCTTGGTCTGGTTGATATCGCGGATGATCTCCGCCGTGCGCAGCACCTCGTCATGGGTCATGCCGGCGGCCGGTTCGTCCAGCAGGATCAGGTCCGGATCGCCGGCGATCACCATGCCGATCTCCACCCATTGCCGCTGGCCATGAGACAGGCGCCCGACCTGGGCACCGGCCAGATGGGTCATCCGGATCCGATCCAGAACCGAGGCCACGATGTCATTGGCCCGCCGGTCCAGATGCTGGCGCCGCGCCGCCAGCCAGATATGCTCGCGCACGCTCAAGCCATCGAACACGTTCGGCACCTGGGTCTTGATGCCGATGCCGCGCCGGGCGATGGCATGCGGATCATCGCCGGCGATCGGCGCGCCGCGGAAGCTGATCGCACCGGTGCTGGGCTTCAACTGACCGGTCAGCATCTTGAAGAAGGTGCTCTTGCCGGCGCCGTTGGGGCCGATCAGGCAGCGCAGTTCCAGTTCGCGCAGGGTCAGGCTGACATCGCTGACCGCGACCACGCCACCGAAGCGCATGGTCAGATTGCTGGTCTGAAGCAGGATGCCGTCGGCGGCGATGGTGTCCTGGATGGTCATGTCACTTCGCCCCCTCGGCCATGCGGGCATCGGGCGTGGCATCGGCGGTATCGGCGTCCTGGCCGCCGGCGCCGGCCGGCCACAGCCGCTCGATCACCCGCCAGGCCAGC from Tistrella bauzanensis includes:
- a CDS encoding amidase, whose product is MSVTRPNVDQLTDLAAGLGITLSAAEAAEYLTLMEGNFAAYDLIDALPDNIPVVTYPRTPGYRPTGPENKYNAWYVKSEVKGAASGKLAGRTVVLKDNVALAGVPMMNGASTLEGYIPALDATIVTRMLDEGATIVGKATCEFFCLSGGSHTSQPGPVHNPYKYGYSAGGSSSGSAALVAAGEVDMAIGGDQGGSIRMPSALCGLYGMKPTHGLVPYTGVMPIEATIDHTGPMTSNVADNALLLEVLAGADGLDPRQYAPVTAAYTEALGKGVAGMKIAMLKEGFEVANGDPAVYDKVRAAAEKLKELGAEITEISIPEHFTAAAIWGPIALEGLQWQMMHGNGMGMNWKGLYNVGLLDAHAGWRQRADELSPSLKISMFIGEYFIQKYNGRFYAKSQNIARLVKAAYDAALAEYDLLLMPTCPIVAPEHPGPDASLTEYITKAFAVLGNTQQFDVTGHPAMTVPCGLIDGLPVGMMLVGKDYDESTIYAAAAAFEGVGDWKTF
- a CDS encoding ABC transporter ATP-binding protein, with the protein product MAELLSVQGLRAGYGRIPILMGIDFTLAPGEFLGILGHNGMGKTTLIRSLMGYLPATAGRITLDGRDVTAAKPAQKAAAGIGYVPQGRQIFPDLSVFENLRMGQAGKRREDKAVIDQVLSLFPRLTRLLDRRGGALSGGEQQLLALARCLCTQPRIILLDEPTEGIQPNILDEIVETLQDLRRQSGIAMILVEQNLEFLTALSDRLLIIQKGVITDEVSPDMMADPERIADFVGMHA
- a CDS encoding ATP-binding cassette domain-containing protein, which produces MTIQDTIAADGILLQTSNLTMRFGGVVAVSDVSLTLRELELRCLIGPNGAGKSTFFKMLTGQLKPSTGAISFRGAPIAGDDPHAIARRGIGIKTQVPNVFDGLSVREHIWLAARRQHLDRRANDIVASVLDRIRMTHLAGAQVGRLSHGQRQWVEIGMVIAGDPDLILLDEPAAGMTHDEVLRTAEIIRDINQTKALIVVEHDMQFIRMIAKTVTVFNQGAVLVENTVDAVLADQRVRDVYLGKKVH